The nucleotide sequence CCTGTCACTCGGCCTTCATGACAGAGGAAGTTGAAAGTGGCACAGGCATTGGGCTGCAAAGAGAAAGCTAGCGTCAGCAGGGCCAGGGCTCGGCCTGGGCTCCCCCTCTACGATCCCCAGTCCCGGACGTACTGTGTCCTGCACCTCCACCGCGATGCCCCTCTGCCTCATGGCTCGCAGCACGTGGGGCTGCAGCCGCTCAGTCCGGTCTCCAGTGCCCACCACAACAATCTCTAGGAAAGGATAGGCTCGGCTAGTCTACAACCAGCTCGGTCGAGAGGGTGCCTTTCTGGGGCTCAGCACTTCAGCCCTCCCCTCCTTCAATACCTATCCGGGGCTCCAGCATCCAAAAGAGAGAGAAGCTTTCCTCGGTGATGTCCTGGTAGGAACCTACCTGTGTGGGGAGGCGGCAAGTTAAATATAAGCCCACGTAGGTTTTCCCAGAGACCCTGTACCTGCGCCAGAGCGGGATGAAAGAAAAGCCAGGTTTGCTAGGGACAGGCAGGCCCGTGACTCGGGCTCTCGGTTTCCTCATTGTAGGGAAGCGCTCACGTTCCACTGCACCACCGACTGTGGGAGGAGCGCGCAGGGTCCAAACACGCGATTCCCGTTGACCACGAAGCCGCGGCTGCTGTAGCTGTCGATGTACATGGCGAGCGGGGACTCGCGCTGCAGCAGTGAGATGCGCGTCCGTTGATACAGCTCGTCATCCGCTGGCGTGAGCCGATGTCCCCGCCGCGGGGCCCTGCGGAGAGGTACTGTCAGGGGGCCGGGAATGGCCGGCCGTGGGGCGGGTGGTCAGGGACACCGCGTCCGGGCTCACCATGGCAGCTCCGAGGGCGGACTGCGAAGCGCGGGTCGCGCGCGGTACAGGTTCCGAAGCACAAACGCTGCGGCCATGGCGGACCGGCGCGCAGGGAGGCTAGCGCAGGGTCAACGGGGTCGCGGCGTCCCCCAGCCCAGCGCGGCTGCAGCGCCCCCAGCGTCGCGGAGGACGCCGCGCGGCTCGGCCGGCCCTGCGCGGGAGAAGGGAGGGAGCGGGCCAGGGCCCTCGGTCCCAGGAGAGGCCGCGTACCCCAGCGCGGCTCCGGTGTCAGCACCTGCCGTCCTCCCCGCCCCGGGTGCCCGCAGGCTGCCCTGGGGGAGCCGGACACCTGGAGGCGCGGCGGGCCGCAGGGCACTGCCTGGCCCCCAGCTCTCAGCCATTACGCCGGgctcccagggccgggggagggcGGCCGAGCACCTGTTGGAGTCGCGCACACCTGGCCTGGGCGTGGCGCCCGCCCACAACCCCCAGCCTCTAATCTCGGCTTTAGAGCTTCGGGTTCCGAGGGCGGGGCGGGCAGCTCAGGTTTCCGTCGCTCGCCCCCCGAGTCCCGCCCCTCCCTAACCGTCACCCGCGCGACCGTTGGCGTCGCGGCCGCGAGTCGCACGGGGCGGGGCTGCGCCTGGATTGGCCTCTCCGGAGCCCGAGGGGGCGTGGCTGGGGGTTTCGCCTTAAAATGGCTCCAACTCTGCCCCCGGAGCAAGCGGAAGGGGACGCGTTGGTCGGGAACTTTAAGCTGCTCGTCGTGACTACCGGGCCAGACCGGACCAGACGGGAGCCTCGTCCTGTTGTCGCGCACTTCGCTCGCGCTCCGAGAATCCCGTGCCCCGCGTCTTGAGCCGAATCAGAAGGCCTACTGGCGTGAGAATCGCTGGCGCCCGCGCAGGTTCCAGCATCTCCGCGCGCCCACCGTGTGTTGGCCTCAGGGGCACGTTGCCGCGTCTCCTACCCGCTGGGCCGGGCTGGCGGGAGGCTCGGCACAACCAAGGACGGTCGCAATGGGTTTCCGGGAGTTCCGTCGCTGCAGTGCGGGCCCACTGGGCCTCTAGCGCTCCGGGTACTGGCAGCGTCACCGGACAAAGGGCCCTGGGTGCGGGGGAGTCCCCGAGGAGGGTTTACTTCCTCTCCGACCCCACGGGCGCGCTTCCCTCTTGGCTGATCCCGAAGCCCGCCCCACCGCCGTCACTACAGTGGCCCTGACGGCGTGGGACCAACAGGGCTAACTGTACCCTGCGGATCTAATCCGAATCGAGACCTTATCCCAGGGAAGGCCCCCCCACCACACCTGTTGTGTGGGGGCCTAGGTGAGCGGCTTTTTCCCATTCGTCTTGGTTTCACCGTCTACTCCTGGGTCCGCCTCCTGGGATAGGAATGGGGGTTTTGATTTTCCTAGGGAGAAGGATAATCCTCTCAAACTGCCCTcccgccctccccgccccgccaTGGCTGGACAGCGGGCAACGGAATCCCAAAAGCAGCTGTTGTCTCCAGAGCATTCCAGCTGCGCTTGGATTTCGTTCCCTGCTCTCCTGCCTGAGCAGCGTCCTGACTCAGGTGGGGTGGGCTAGCCCCCGACCCCCAGACATACTTTATTGGGTCGCTCTGGTTTCCGTCTCTTTCTCAGGTGTGCCCTCAGGCTGGAACTGACAGACGTAGACGTCAGAGAACTGAGGCGGTGGCCACCTTTGGAGCCCGAGATAGCATTGGCAAGGGAGGGAGGGCCCAGGGCCTCCGGATAGGGCTGTAGTGGCGGTGAGTCCCACAGGGCCGCCTCAGCCCGCAGCTCGCTAAAGATAGCCCTTCACTTCCTGGGGTAAAACCACCCTCAACGGTCTTAATGCACTTAGAGTAGCTGAAGTCCCCAGCTTGGCCTCCAGACCCCTAGTCCTGTTAGCAGCCATCCCCTGGTCTTGCTCACGAGGCATGGAAAGCGCTTTGGAATGACACGATCACTCCCGTTGAGTGGGCACCCAAGAAGCCATCGGGAATGTCGTGTCCGCCCAGTGCTCTTTCGGAGCTTCCCAGCGGGGCCTTGCAGCCCTAGCCCAGAAGGGGTTCTTGCCAGGCTTTTCCTGCCCCTCGGTTCCTCTATATTCTGAGCTCTGTTTACTCACTGCTCCAGGGCAGAGATCAGGGGGTTGTCAGTGCTCTGCTGCACAGTGCTCTAGTGCCTCACGTTCCATCCCTATTAAGAAAAGAGAGAACAAGGGTTAAGTGAAGACATTGAGCAGCCCTGATGGGAAAGAGGAAAGAGCTGGTAGAGGAATTGGACGCTCAGAAAAGTGTTCTTCAGCTGGGTCTTTTCAGGTCACATTGCTTATTTGACCCACAGTGGCTGGTAGTCTAAACCAGGAAATGGGAGGGTCCTTGTTACAGTACAACAGGTTAAAGGAGAGCATTAAAAGCTTCTGGAAACTATTATGATGGTTCTAATTATTCAAGATTCAAGAGAAGAAAAACGGCAATTCTATCAGAGTGGACACATTAGGAGTAAGACAACCCCTATCTCAAAGGAGGGAATGCTTGCAAATAACCTGAAACTGAAGACCACAAATTCCCtttaaaatgtgacttttttCAGTAGGTCATGAACGTGGCTTTTATATTACCTGCCCTATTTCAGAATCCACTTGTAACTTTAGGCGTTTTGatcatgtgtgcttagtcactagtcgtgtccgactctttgtgaccccatggactgtggcccgccagctccgctgtccatggggattctccacgcaagagaacgagtggattgctatttccttccccattgatCATGTGTACATGGAGGAAATGAAAcgttatacaaatacataaatgtaAGAGAGACAACCTTGCCTGGGCCCCACCGGATTGCGTGGATTCTTTCCCTTGTTGCTGCTGCGGGCAACAGCGACAGAGCCCTAAGTCCGGAGTAGACCCCGAGATTTCTTACCCTAGTCCGGACCAGTCAGGTGGACCACGCGGCGTAGGGGAGTGAGCGCAACTGTCCACTGTCCACTCAGGAGTCCCTGCCAGTTCCCCGCCCCAACCAATTGGCCTTCCCGGAAATCCCGCCTCGACGTTTTGTTTCCGGTCCCGCCTGCCCCTTCCGGTAGCCATGCGCCTCGGGGTAGAGGAGACGCTGGGAGCCCTGAACTCGGCCTTGGGGCCTGGCGGACCAGTGTGGTTCAAGGAGACGCACGCCCGCCACCTGCGTGCCCGAGACTTCTTGGCACCGCGCCGCGCACTGCAGGCGCGCTTTGGGGACGACCAGGTAGGCGCGCGCATGGCGGGGACGTGGGCCGGAGACAGGTGGGAGCGCAGCGGCCGCTCACCTCCCTGGCTTCCCACAGGTGCCCGAGGGCGTGGTTCACGCCATCGTTGGCCTACAGGGTCCGGGCGTGGCCCCAGTGCTGTGCTGCGCGCCGACCCCCGCGGGGCTGGCTCTTCGGCTGCAGCGGTCCGTGGTCTTCGAACGTGTGCTCTGTTCCGTGGCCGCCTATGCCGCGCCCGCCGCCCCCACCGCCCCTACCCCGCGCATCGTCCTGCACTGCCCGGCGCTGCGCGGCAGCCCTAGCGCCCTCCGCCTGAGCCAGCTCCGTGCCGTGATTGTGGCGGACCACCTGGCACGAATTCTGCAAGCTCACAGGTGAGTGAGGCCCAGAACGAAGGTGCGCGATGGCTTTGGGCGGGGGCAGGCCGCACCGCTCTGCGAGTGGGAAGTCGGAGCGAGCTGAGCCAGGTGCTCAGGCTGAGGCGGCCGTCTCGCTTCTCGCAGGGTGAGTGTGCGCCGAGTCCCCGCTGTGCGGGACCCGCACATGACGGCTTTCCTGCAGCAGCTGCGGGTGGACTGGCCCGAGGTCTCAGAGAAAGCCTCGACCGAAGCCCTGAGGAATCGCGCGATCGCAGAGCTCTCCCCTGCCGGTTATGCTGGAGCCCTGCCCCCTGGCACCCTGGG is from Bos taurus isolate L1 Dominette 01449 registration number 42190680 breed Hereford chromosome 22, ARS-UCD2.0, whole genome shotgun sequence and encodes:
- the NDUFAF3 gene encoding NADH dehydrogenase [ubiquinone] 1 alpha subcomplex assembly factor 3, with the translated sequence MAAAFVLRNLYRARPALRSPPSELPWAPRRGHRLTPADDELYQRTRISLLQRESPLAMYIDSYSSRGFVVNGNRVFGPCALLPQSVVQWNVGSYQDITEESFSLFWMLEPRIEIVVVGTGDRTERLQPHVLRAMRQRGIAVEVQDTPNACATFNFLCHEGRVTGAALIPPPGGTALTSQAQAAE